AGTTGTTAATTCTTTTCAGTCAGAAAAATTGATTGCCTTTTCTTCTGTCATAACCCTAACTGAAGTTTTGTCTAAGCCAGTTGAAGCTGGAGATGAAAAATTGGCAAAGAAATTTGCTGAGTTTCTCAAACATGGAAGAAATTTTAATTTGATAGAAATCTCTGTTGGTATAGCTGAAAAAGCTGGGAGATTGAGAGGGCAATATCCGGCCCTCAAAACAATAGATTCTATTCAGCTTTCAACAGCTGTTGATGTTGGAGCCGATGTGTTTCTCACTAATGACAAAAAGCTCAAAAAGATAAAAGAAATAAAGGTTTTGCTTTTAAATGATTATTTATCAGGGCGACCAACAGGCGTATAACAGAGGACAAAAGAG
This window of the Syntrophales bacterium genome carries:
- a CDS encoding PIN domain-containing protein; translation: MTISDELEQINTIFIDTAPVIYYIEAHPEFGPLVKEVVNSFQSEKLIAFSSVITLTEVLSKPVEAGDEKLAKKFAEFLKHGRNFNLIEISVGIAEKAGRLRGQYPALKTIDSIQLSTAVDVGADVFLTNDKKLKKIKEIKVLLLNDYLSGRPTGV